From Bombus huntii isolate Logan2020A chromosome 4, iyBomHunt1.1, whole genome shotgun sequence, one genomic window encodes:
- the LOC126864538 gene encoding acyl carrier protein, mitochondrial isoform X2: protein MASLARVRLLMRNTGTFGNSIRQTCLRSAITQLQLNERFFHCNRQNIITHVPQVNIQFVRLCSATPKTKELEDRVLNVVKAFDKITDEKLSLDSHFIDDLGLDSLDHIEIIMAMEDEFCFEIPDMDAEKLLRPRDIVRYVADREDIYE, encoded by the exons ATGGCGTCTCTCGCAAGAGTTCGTCTTTTAATGAGAAATACCGGTACATTTGGAAATTCGATTAGACAAACGTGCTTACGTAGTGCCATTACACAACTTCAATTAAATGAACGATTTTTTCACTGtaatagacaaaatatcaTTACCCATGTACCACAG GTAAACATACAATTTGTACGTCTGTGCAGTGCAACACCTAAAACTAAGGAACTTGAAGATCGTGTTTTAAATGTGGTCAAAgcttttgataaaataactGATGAAAAG TTATCTTTGGACTCTCATTTTATCGACGATCTTGGTTTGGACTCCTTAGATCACATAGAAATTATAATGGCCATGGAAGATGAATTTTGCTTCGAAATACCAGATATGGATGCAGAGAAACTTTTACGACCTAGGGATATAGTACGTTACGTTGCCGATAGGGAGGatatttacgaataa
- the LOC126864524 gene encoding tyrosine decarboxylase-like — translation MNIDEFQVRGKEMIEYICEYLRTLEGKRVTANVDPGYLRPLLPKEAPAKGESWDAIMRDVDSKIMPGITHWQHPRFHAYFPAGNSFPSILGDMLSDAIGCIGFSWAASPACTELETIVLDWYAKAIDLPAEFLAEHKSSKGGGVIQGSASECILVTMLAARTQAIRTLKEQDPNTEDSAFLPRLVAYCSTEAHSCVEKAAMISLVKLRVLEPDEKGSLRGKRLESAIREDVANGLVPFYVSTTLGTTGSCAFDNLVEIGPVCKLYPNMWLHVDGAYAGNAFICPEMRPLMTGIEHADSFNTNPNKWLLVNFDCSCLWVRDRVKLTSALVVDPLYLQHARSGESIDYRHWGIPLSRRFRALKLWFVMRSYGITGLQKYIRNHIRLARRFETLMRRDKRFEITNDVRVGLVCFRLKESDEINQELLANINASGRLHMIPARVMGKYILRFCVIKENATDDDIDYAVDVIEEHATEVMLAHYEGTEDEFRAKGPKSPAALDKKLVRKFSFTRSVTRDVYKRSISKSSLHDGATPIMVVDDNSQVDTIEEDVFCNSRS, via the exons ATGAACATCGATGAGTTTCAAGTACGTGGCAAGGAGATGATCGAGTATATTTGCGAGTATCTCCGCACCTTGGAGGGAAAGAGGGTGACGGCGAACGTGGATCCAGGGTATCTAAGGCCTCTACTTCCCAAAGAAGCTCCAGCGAAAGGGGAATCATGGGATGCCATAATGAGGGACGTCGACAGCAAAATAATGCCCGGG ATCACACACTGGCAGCATCCACGTTTTCACGCGTACTTTCCAGCGGGTAACTCGTTCCCTTCGATCCTCGGGGACATGCTGTCGGACGCAATCGGGTGCATAGGTTTCTCTTGGGCGGCGAGCCCGGCCTGCACGGAACTGGAAACGATCGTACTCGACTGGTACGCAAAAGCGATAGACCTACCAGCGGAGTTCCTAGCTGAACACAAAAGCTCGAAAGGTGGTGGAGTGATACAAGGGTCAGCCTCCGAGTGTATTCTGGTCACCATGCTTGCGGCACGTACCCAAGCGATTCGAACCTTGAAGGAGCAAGACCCGAACACCGAGGACTCGGCCTTTCTGCCACGGTTGGTCGCCTATTGTTCCACAGAAGCTCATTCCTGCGTCGAAAAGGCAGCGATGATCAGTTTGGTGAAGCTTCGAGTTCTTGAACCAGATGAAAAAGGTTCCTTGCGAGGTAAGCGACTGGAATCTGCGATCCGCGAAGACGTGGCAAACGGTTTGGTTCCGTTTTATGTCTCCACCACTCTTGGCACTACCGGATCCTGTGCGTTCGATAATTTAGTCGAAATCGGACCAGTGTGCAAACTGTATCCTAACATGTGGCTCCACGTGGACGGTGCTTACGCTGGGAACGCGTTCATTTGCCCGGAAATGAGGCCGTTGATGACGGGTATCGAGCACGCAGACTCGTTCAACACGAATCCCAACAAGTGGTTGCTCGTTAATTTCGACTGTTCCTGCCTTTGGGTACGGGATCGAGTGAAGCTCACGTCGGCGCTCGTCGTCGATCCATTGTACCTTCAGCACGCTAGATCCGGAGAATCTATCGATTATCGTCACTGGGGAATTCCTTTGAGCAGACGATTCAGAGCGTTGAAATTGTGGTTCGTGATGAGATCGTATGGAATTACAGGATTGCAGAAGTACATAAGGAACCATATCAGGCTGGCGAGACGGTTCGAGACTCTGATGAGAAGGGACAAAAGATTCGAGATCACTAACGATGTGAGAGTTGGTCTGGTATGCTTCAGACTGAAGGAGAGCGATGAGATCAATCAGGAATTGTTGGCGAATATTAACGCATCCGGCAGACTTCATATGATCCCAGCCAGAGTCATGGGAAAGTATATCTTGAGATTCTGCGTGATCAAGGAAAATGCTACTGACGATGATATCGATTACGCTGTGGACGTGATCGAAGAACACGCGACGGAGGTGATGCTCGCTCATTACGAAGGAACAGAAGACGAATTTAGGGCGAAGGGACCAAAGAGTCCCGCTGCATTGGACAAAAAGCTGGTACGAAAGTTCAGCTTCACCAGGAGCGTGACGAGGGACGTTTACAAAAGATCCATTTCGAAATCGAGTCTCCACGACGGTGCTACGCCCATCATGGTCGTCGATGATAACTCGCAGGTCGATACCATTGAGGAAGACGTGTTCTGCAACAGCAG GTCGTGA
- the LOC126864522 gene encoding aromatic-L-amino-acid decarboxylase-like isoform X1, which produces MDIQEFRMRGKEMVEYICEFMSNIHNRRVTPDVGPGYLRPLLPSEAPREPEPWQDIMRDVESKIMPGITHWQHPRFHAYFPAGNSFPSILGDMLSDAIGCIGFSWAASPACTELETIVCDWFGKAIGLPTDFLYFSPGSKGGGVIQGSASECVLVCMLAARAQAIGRLKELPAHAHLDETALLGKLMAYCSRESHSCVEKDAMICFVKLRILEPDDKSVLRGETLRQAIEADTAEGYIPFFVSTTLGTTACCSFDNLREIGPVCKKYPGVWLHVDAAYAGNSFICPELKYLMAGIEYADSFNTNTNKFLLTNFDCSCLWVRDRFKLTGALVVDPLYLQHTHADTAIDYRHWSIPLSRRFRSLKLWFVMRSYGISGLQAYIRNHVQLAKRFEALVRKDSRFELCNEVVLGLVCFRAKGTDKLNQKLLSAINDSGKLHMVPARVNQRFTIRFALAAPNATASDVDIAWSIITDYLAELLESKDVMDELTQRKMLEEKKRATLEQRRSFFVRMVSDPAIQPGFTKTPNRTGGKLDTQATIGGIGSNPTNSATMSDGRRSWISWPLAYLMKDAADTSELSLRFRHLDTMVRLKASGTGSRRGSSNGCSPDPSPSASPSRGRSPNGRA; this is translated from the exons ATGGATATTCAGGAGTTTCGCATGCGTGGCAAGGAGATGGTGGAGTACATTTGCGAATTTATGAGTAATATTCACAACCGGAGAGTAACACCGGACGTTGGCCCCGGATATTTGAGACCCCTCCTACCATCGGAAGCACCGCGGGAACCTGAACCTTGGCAGGACATCATGAGGGACGTCGAATCGAAGATCATGCCCGGA ataacTCACTGGCAACATCCACGGTTTCACGCGTACTTTCCAGCTGGAAATTCTTTTCCATCGATTCTTGGCGATATGTTGTCGGATGCAATAGGTTGCATTGGGTTTTCATGG GCGGCCAGTCCAGCCTGCACGGAGCTCGAGACGATAGTCTGTGACTGGTTCG GCAAAGCTATTGGTCTACCGACGGACTTTCTTTATTTTAGCCCTGGTAGCAAAGGAGGTGGTGTGATACAA GGCTCAGCTTCGGAGTGTGTTTTAGTGTGTATGCTGGCAGCAAGAGCTCAAGCTATCGGTAGATTAAAAGAGTTACCTGCTCACGCACATTTGGACGAAACTGCTCTTTTAGGAAAATTAATGGCTTACTGTAGTCGCGAAAGTCACAGCTGTGTCGAAAAGGACGCGATGATCtgcttcgtaaaattaagGATTTTGGAGCCCGACGACAAGAGCGTTCTTCGTGGTGAAACTTTGCGTCAg GCAATCGAAGCTGATACAGCCGAAGGATACATCCCCTTCTTCGTTTCAACTACTTTAGGCACAACTGCTTGTTGCTCCTTCGATAATCTCAGAGAAATCGGTCcagtttgtaaaaaatatccaGGC GTATGGTTACACGTGGATGCGGCTTACGCAGGCAACTCGTTCATTTGTCCGGAACTAAAGTACCTGATGGCTGGTATCGAATACGCAGATTCTTTCAACACCAACACGAACAAATTCCTATTAACGAACTTCGATTGTTCCTGTCTCTGGGTTCGTGACAGATTCAAGCTGACTGGCGCGCTCGTCGTCGATCCTCTTTACCTGCAGCATACTCACGCGGATACAGCCATCGATTATAG ACACTGGAGCATACCACTGAGCCGACGATTTCGTTCCTTGAAGCTGTGGTTCGTGATGAGAAGCTACGGGATATCCGGTTTGCAGGCCTACATTCGAAATCACGTTCAATTGGCGAAAAGATTCGAGGCGTTGGTGAGGAAGGATTCGAGATTCGAGCTCTGTAACGAAGTTGTG TTGGGCCTGGTTTGTTTCCGAGCAAAAGGCACCGACAAGCTAAATCAGAAGCTTCTCAGTGCTATCAATGATTCTGGAAAGCTGCATATGGTGCCAGCCAGAGTGAATCAACGCTTCACGATTCGTTTCGCACTTGCTGCGCCGAATGCCACCGCTTCTGACGTTG ACATAGCGTGGAGCATAATCACGGATTATCTAGCTGAGTTGTTAGAGTCCAAG GATGTCATGGACGAGTTGACACAGAGGAAAATGCTCGAGGAGAAGAAGAGGGCCACTTTGGAGCAAAGAAGGTCCTTCTTCGTCCGCATGGTGTCCGATCCTGCGATTCAGCCTGGTTTTACGAAGACGCCAAACAGGACAGGGGGAAAACTCGATACTCAAGCAACCATCGGTGGTATCGGTTCGAATCCTACGAACAGCGCAAC TATGTCTGACGGTAGACGTTCGTGGATATCGTGGCCACTGGCGTATCTGATGAAGGACGCCGCCGATACTAGCGAACTATCTCTTAG ATTTCGTCATCTGGATACCATGGTACGGCTGAAAGCAAGCGGTACCGGAAGTCGTCGCGGAAGCAGCAACGGATGCAGTCCGGATCCATCGCCATCCGCTTCGCCGTCCCGTGGAAGATCGCCAAATGGCAGAGCGTAA
- the LOC126864534 gene encoding MOB kinase activator-like 4, producing the protein MKMADGCVFFRRNRPGTTAKNFCRWPDEPFEEMDSTLAVQQYIQQMIRRDPSNVDLILKMPEAQDEAVWKYEHLRQFCMELNGLTVRLQAECHPEACTQMTATEQWIFLCAAHKTPKECPAIDYTRHTLDGAACLLNSNKYFPSRVSIKESSVAKLGSVSRRVYRIFSHAYYHHRTIFDEFENETFLCRRFTAFVTKYNLMSKESLIVPIMEEEGTTESEA; encoded by the exons ATGAAGATGGCGGACGGATGTGTATTCTTCAGAAGAAATAGACCCGGAACTACAGCAAAg AATTTCTGTAGGTGGCCTGATGAACCCTTTGAAGAAATGGACAGCACGCTGGCCGTGCAACAATATATTCAACAGATGATTAGAAGAGATCCATCTAATGTCGATCTAATATTGAAAATGCCAGAAGCACAAGATGAAGCAGTATGGAAATATGAACATTTAAGACAGTTTTGTATGGAACTCAATGGTTTAACAGTAAGACTGCAAGCAGAATGCCATCCAGAAGCTTGTACTCAAATGACAGCTACTGAACAGTGGATATTTCTGTGTGCTGCACATAAAACACCTAAAGAATGTCCAGCTATTGATTATACACGACATACACTCGATGGTGCAGCTTGTTTGCTTAACAGTAATAAGTATTTTCCTAGCAg AGTAAGTATCAAAGAATCTTCAGTAGCAAAACTTGGATCTGTTAGCCGGAGAGTTTACAGAATCTTCTCTCATGCATATTACCATCATAGAACAATATTTGATGAATTTGAGAATGAGACTTTTTTATGCCGCAG GTTTACAGCATTTGTGACAAAGTATAATTTGATGTCAAAAGAAAGTTTAATAGTACCAATTATGGAAGAAGAAGGAACGACAGAAAGTGAAGCGTAG
- the LOC126864537 gene encoding peptidyl-prolyl cis-trans isomerase H isoform X1, translating into MPTWNQIQAQLRNPNNPVVFFDVSVGTTEIGRMIFELFEDVCPKTSENFRQFCTGEYRKDGVSLGFKGAIFHRVIKDFMIQGGDFVNGDGTGVISIYGGGTFPDENFTLKHDSPGLLSMANSGKDTNGCQFFITCAKCNFLDGKHVVFGRVIDGLLVMRKVENVPTGPNNKPKIPVTISQCGQM; encoded by the coding sequence atgcCAACTTGGAATCAAATTCAAGCTCAACTACGAAATCCGAATAATCCAGTGGTATTTTTCGACGTATCTGTAGGCACTACAGAAATCGGACGAATGATTTTTGAGCTTTTCGAAGATGTTTGTCCAAAAACATCGGAGAATTTTCGACAATTCTGCACCGGAGAGTACAGAAAAGACGGTGTATCTTTAGGTTTTAAAGGTGCCATATTTCATAGAGTCATTAAAGACTTCATGATCCAAGGCGGTGATTTTGTGAATGGCGATGGTACTGGAGTCATAAGCATCTATGGTGGTGGAACATTTCCTGATgaaaattttacattaaaacATGACTCACCTGGATTGTTATCCATGGCCAACAGTGGCAAAGACACTAACGGCTGTCAATTTTTCATCACTTGCGCCAAATGTAATTTCTTGGATGGTAAACACGTTGTTTTTGGAAGAGTTATCGATGGACTTCTAGTTATGAGGAAAGTAGAGAATGTTCCCACAGGGCCAAACAACAAACCAAAAATTCCTGTGACGATATCTCAATGCGGACAAATGTAA
- the LOC126864538 gene encoding acyl carrier protein, mitochondrial isoform X1 produces MASLARVRLLMRNTGTFGNSIRQTCLRSAITQLQLNERFFHCNRQNIITHVPQGTRVKQVRQYSHAAPLSLDLIRQRVLLVLNLYDKVDPQKLSLDSHFIDDLGLDSLDHIEIIMAMEDEFCFEIPDMDAEKLLRPRDIVRYVADREDIYE; encoded by the exons ATGGCGTCTCTCGCAAGAGTTCGTCTTTTAATGAGAAATACCGGTACATTTGGAAATTCGATTAGACAAACGTGCTTACGTAGTGCCATTACACAACTTCAATTAAATGAACGATTTTTTCACTGtaatagacaaaatatcaTTACCCATGTACCACAG gGCACACGAGTCAAGCAGGTGCGTCAGTACAGTCATGCTGCACCATTATCGCTTGATCTTATTCGCCAGCGTGTACTGTTAGTACTCAATCTCTATGATAAAGTTGATCCTCAGAAG TTATCTTTGGACTCTCATTTTATCGACGATCTTGGTTTGGACTCCTTAGATCACATAGAAATTATAATGGCCATGGAAGATGAATTTTGCTTCGAAATACCAGATATGGATGCAGAGAAACTTTTACGACCTAGGGATATAGTACGTTACGTTGCCGATAGGGAGGatatttacgaataa
- the LOC126864536 gene encoding ribonuclease P protein subunit p25-like protein, translating to MVRPKLNKKKWMQNMEPEPTDSGIPIPDLPEKFLLMQVRSGSKIRNVLDYALKEFSNYNNVVWNAVGKAVGKAISCAEIFKTKEKDLHQITKIRFIQSKESEKRKENETAENVQIYHVPEIFILLAKEVKDTSVPGYQAPGDNGEFLNGQEMKNECKGKKQEAGSNVTRVDAGEFAAMGLKAGQKRPKKEQTKGQTEAPPKKSRKRANDGR from the exons ATGGTCCGAccaaaattgaataaaaagaaatggatGCAAAATATGGAACCTGAGCCAACAGATTCGGGAATTCCTATACCAGATTTACCAGAAAAATTTCTTCTAATGCAA GTAAGAAGTGGCTCGAAAATTAGAAATGTTCTCGATTACGCGTTGAAAGAATTCTCAAATTATAACAACGTTGTTTGGAATGCGGTAGGGAAAGCTGTTGGGAAAGCTATTTCCTGTGCGGAAATTTtcaaaacgaaagaaaaagatcttCATCAAATCACTAAAATACGTTTTATACA GTCGAAGGAGTCGGAGAAGAGAAAGGAGAATGAAACCGCCGAAAATGTACAAATTTACCACGTCCcggaaatatttattttgcttGCAAAAGAAGTAAAAGACACATCAGTGCCTgg CTACCAGGCGCCTGGTGATAATGGAGAATTCTTAAATGGCCAAGAAATGAAAAACGAATGCAAAGGTAAGAAACAGGAAGCAGGTAGTAATGTGACCCGCGTGGATGCTGGGGAATTCGCAGCTATGGGATTGAAGGCTGGTCAAAAAAGGCCAAAGAAAGAGCAAACGAAAGGGCAAACAGAAGCACCACCAAAAAAGAGTAGGAAAAGAGCAAACGATGGTCGATAA
- the LOC126864537 gene encoding peptidyl-prolyl cis-trans isomerase H isoform X2 produces MIFELFEDVCPKTSENFRQFCTGEYRKDGVSLGFKGAIFHRVIKDFMIQGGDFVNGDGTGVISIYGGGTFPDENFTLKHDSPGLLSMANSGKDTNGCQFFITCAKCNFLDGKHVVFGRVIDGLLVMRKVENVPTGPNNKPKIPVTISQCGQM; encoded by the coding sequence ATGATTTTTGAGCTTTTCGAAGATGTTTGTCCAAAAACATCGGAGAATTTTCGACAATTCTGCACCGGAGAGTACAGAAAAGACGGTGTATCTTTAGGTTTTAAAGGTGCCATATTTCATAGAGTCATTAAAGACTTCATGATCCAAGGCGGTGATTTTGTGAATGGCGATGGTACTGGAGTCATAAGCATCTATGGTGGTGGAACATTTCCTGATgaaaattttacattaaaacATGACTCACCTGGATTGTTATCCATGGCCAACAGTGGCAAAGACACTAACGGCTGTCAATTTTTCATCACTTGCGCCAAATGTAATTTCTTGGATGGTAAACACGTTGTTTTTGGAAGAGTTATCGATGGACTTCTAGTTATGAGGAAAGTAGAGAATGTTCCCACAGGGCCAAACAACAAACCAAAAATTCCTGTGACGATATCTCAATGCGGACAAATGTAA
- the LOC126864522 gene encoding aromatic-L-amino-acid decarboxylase-like isoform X2, which produces MDIQEFRMRGKEMVEYICEFMSNIHNRRVTPDVGPGYLRPLLPSEAPREPEPWQDIMRDVESKIMPGITHWQHPRFHAYFPAGNSFPSILGDMLSDAIGCIGFSWAASPACTELETIVCDWFGKAIGLPTDFLYFSPGSKGGGVIQGSASECVLVCMLAARAQAIGRLKELPAHAHLDETALLGKLMAYCSRESHSCVEKDAMICFVKLRILEPDDKSVLRGETLRQAIEADTAEGYIPFFVSTTLGTTACCSFDNLREIGPVCKKYPGVWLHVDAAYAGNSFICPELKYLMAGIEYADSFNTNTNKFLLTNFDCSCLWVRDRFKLTGALVVDPLYLQHTHADTAIDYRHWSIPLSRRFRSLKLWFVMRSYGISGLQAYIRNHVQLAKRFEALVRKDSRFELCNEVVLGLVCFRAKGTDKLNQKLLSAINDSGKLHMVPARVNQRFTIRFALAAPNATASDVDIAWSIITDYLAELLESKDVMDELTQRKMLEEKKRATLEQRRSFFVRMVSDPAIQPGFTKTPNRTGGKLDTQATIGGIGSNPTNSATRSWISWPLAYLMKDAADTSELSLRFRHLDTMVRLKASGTGSRRGSSNGCSPDPSPSASPSRGRSPNGRA; this is translated from the exons ATGGATATTCAGGAGTTTCGCATGCGTGGCAAGGAGATGGTGGAGTACATTTGCGAATTTATGAGTAATATTCACAACCGGAGAGTAACACCGGACGTTGGCCCCGGATATTTGAGACCCCTCCTACCATCGGAAGCACCGCGGGAACCTGAACCTTGGCAGGACATCATGAGGGACGTCGAATCGAAGATCATGCCCGGA ataacTCACTGGCAACATCCACGGTTTCACGCGTACTTTCCAGCTGGAAATTCTTTTCCATCGATTCTTGGCGATATGTTGTCGGATGCAATAGGTTGCATTGGGTTTTCATGG GCGGCCAGTCCAGCCTGCACGGAGCTCGAGACGATAGTCTGTGACTGGTTCG GCAAAGCTATTGGTCTACCGACGGACTTTCTTTATTTTAGCCCTGGTAGCAAAGGAGGTGGTGTGATACAA GGCTCAGCTTCGGAGTGTGTTTTAGTGTGTATGCTGGCAGCAAGAGCTCAAGCTATCGGTAGATTAAAAGAGTTACCTGCTCACGCACATTTGGACGAAACTGCTCTTTTAGGAAAATTAATGGCTTACTGTAGTCGCGAAAGTCACAGCTGTGTCGAAAAGGACGCGATGATCtgcttcgtaaaattaagGATTTTGGAGCCCGACGACAAGAGCGTTCTTCGTGGTGAAACTTTGCGTCAg GCAATCGAAGCTGATACAGCCGAAGGATACATCCCCTTCTTCGTTTCAACTACTTTAGGCACAACTGCTTGTTGCTCCTTCGATAATCTCAGAGAAATCGGTCcagtttgtaaaaaatatccaGGC GTATGGTTACACGTGGATGCGGCTTACGCAGGCAACTCGTTCATTTGTCCGGAACTAAAGTACCTGATGGCTGGTATCGAATACGCAGATTCTTTCAACACCAACACGAACAAATTCCTATTAACGAACTTCGATTGTTCCTGTCTCTGGGTTCGTGACAGATTCAAGCTGACTGGCGCGCTCGTCGTCGATCCTCTTTACCTGCAGCATACTCACGCGGATACAGCCATCGATTATAG ACACTGGAGCATACCACTGAGCCGACGATTTCGTTCCTTGAAGCTGTGGTTCGTGATGAGAAGCTACGGGATATCCGGTTTGCAGGCCTACATTCGAAATCACGTTCAATTGGCGAAAAGATTCGAGGCGTTGGTGAGGAAGGATTCGAGATTCGAGCTCTGTAACGAAGTTGTG TTGGGCCTGGTTTGTTTCCGAGCAAAAGGCACCGACAAGCTAAATCAGAAGCTTCTCAGTGCTATCAATGATTCTGGAAAGCTGCATATGGTGCCAGCCAGAGTGAATCAACGCTTCACGATTCGTTTCGCACTTGCTGCGCCGAATGCCACCGCTTCTGACGTTG ACATAGCGTGGAGCATAATCACGGATTATCTAGCTGAGTTGTTAGAGTCCAAG GATGTCATGGACGAGTTGACACAGAGGAAAATGCTCGAGGAGAAGAAGAGGGCCACTTTGGAGCAAAGAAGGTCCTTCTTCGTCCGCATGGTGTCCGATCCTGCGATTCAGCCTGGTTTTACGAAGACGCCAAACAGGACAGGGGGAAAACTCGATACTCAAGCAACCATCGGTGGTATCGGTTCGAATCCTACGAACAGCGCAAC ACGTTCGTGGATATCGTGGCCACTGGCGTATCTGATGAAGGACGCCGCCGATACTAGCGAACTATCTCTTAG ATTTCGTCATCTGGATACCATGGTACGGCTGAAAGCAAGCGGTACCGGAAGTCGTCGCGGAAGCAGCAACGGATGCAGTCCGGATCCATCGCCATCCGCTTCGCCGTCCCGTGGAAGATCGCCAAATGGCAGAGCGTAA